CGACGCGGCCGTCGTGCGCGGCCTGGGCGAGCGCCACCTGGCCCTCCACGTGCCGCCGCACCAGGCGACCGGCGTCGTCCTCGGCGAGGAGGTCCCCGCCGATGGTCAGCGGCACCCGCGAGACCGGCAGGACCTCACCGTGGGCACGGAGCAGGGCGCCCGCCCAGCGCAGGCCGTCCACGGGGTCGCCGATGAGCTCCCAGAGGGCCACGATCAGCAGGTTGCCCAGGGCGTGGCCGTCGAGCGTCGCCTCCGCCTCCGGGACCTCCGTGGAGCGGAAGCGGTGCTGCATCACCTGGGCCCAGGTGCGGCCCCAGTCGGTGTCGTCGCAGAGCGCGGCCAGGGCCATGCGCAGGTCTCCGGGCGGCAGCACGGCCATCTCGCGGCGGATCGTGCCCGAGGAGCCGCCGTCGTCGGCGACCGTCACGACGGCCGTCAGGTGGCCGGCGACGAGGCGCAGCGCGGCCAGGGAGGCCGAGAGGCCGTGCCCGCCGCCGAGGGCGGTGACGCGCACCTGCGGGCGCACCGTGCCCGAGGTCGTGGCCCACGCCCCGCGGGCGGCCGCCGGGGGCAGCGGCAGTGAGGACGTGGACGGTCCGGTCACGGGGCCCGTCATTCCCGGCCCACGTCCCGATGGTCGACGTGCACGCTCACGCGGGGCCACTGGGCCACCCGTCGCGCCAGCTCCTCCGCGACGGCCACGGAGCGGTGCTTGCCCCCGGTGCACCCGACGGCGAGGGTCGCGTAGTGCTTGTTCTCCCGGCGGTAGCCCTCGACGACGGGGCCGAGCGCGGCGAGGTAGTTCGACAGGAACTCCTGCACCCCCGGCTGGCCGAGGACGAACCCCGACACCTCCGGGTCCAGGCCGGTCTTCGAGCGCAGCTCGGGCACCCAGTGCGGGTTGGCGACGAACCGCATGTCCGCCACGAAGTTCGCGTCCGAGGGCAGCCCGTACTTGAAGCCGAAGCTCATCACGTTCAGCCGGACGGTCACGGGGCCGTCCTCGGAGAACAGCTGGGTGACCTCCGTGGCGAGACCGTGGACGTTCAGCGCCGAGGTGTCCACGACGATGTCCGCGCGCTCCTTGAGCTCGGAGAGGATCTCCCGCTCGGCCTGGATGCCGTCGAGCAGCCGGGCGTTGCCCTGGAGCGGATGCGGCCGGCGCCCGGCCTCGAACCGGCGCACCAGCACCTCGTCGGACGCCTCGAGGAAGACGGTGCGGAACTCCACGCCGGTGCTCTCCAGCTGCTGGAGCGCCGTGCGCAGCTCGTTGAAGTAGGAGCGCGAGCGCACGTCCACCACGATGGCCAGCCGCGGGAACGCCTCGGGCGAGCGGGCCACGAGGTCCGACAGGGTTCCGAGGAGCTGCGGCGGCATGTTCTCCACCACGTACCAGCCGTGGTCCTGGAGGGCGTGGGCGGCCGTCGTGCGGCCGGCCCCGGACATGCCGGTGATGACGAGGACCTCGGAGGAGGGGGGCTTGTCGGGCTGCAGGTGCTCGTCGGCGCTCATGGGGCCACTGTATCGCCGCCGTCGGACGCCGTCAGGGCCGCGTGGACGGCCTCGGCGAGGGCGGGTCCGATGCCCGCGACCTCGGTCAGGCCGGCGGGCCCGGCCTGCCGCATCCGCTCCACGGAGCCGAAGTGCGTCAGCAGGGCCCGGCGCCGCGTCGGGCCGAGACCGGGGACGTCGTCGAGGGCGGAGGCCGTCATCGCCTTGGTGCGGCGGGAGCGGTGGCCGGCGATGGCGAACCGGTGCGACTCGTCGCGGATGCGCTGCAGCAGGAACAGCCCCTCGGAGGTGCGCGGCAGGACCACGGGGAACTCGTCCCCCGGGAGCCAGACCTCCTCGAGACGCTTCGCCAGCCCCACCACGGGCAGGTCGTCCAGGCCCAGCTCGGCGAGGACCTCGGCGGCCGCGGCGACCTGCGGCGGGCCGCCGTCGACGACGACGAGCGAGGGCGGGTAGGCGAACCGGCGCCGCTCCCCCTCGGCCTCCTCCGCGTCGATCTGGCCGGTGAGCACCCCGCCCTCCCGGCGATCCTCGGCCATGCGCGCGAAGCGCCGCCGCAGGACGTCGCGCAGCGAGGCGGTGTCGTCCCGCGCGGCCTCGCCCGTCACGTTGAATCGGCGGTAGTCCTTCTTCTTGGGGAGGCCGTCCTCCATCACCACCATCGAGCCGACGACGTTGGTGCCCTGCGAGTGCGAGATGTCGTAGCACTCGATGCGCAGCAGCGGCTCGTCGATCTCCAGGGCGTCCTGCAGCTCCCGCAGGGCGGCCGAGCGCGTGGTGAGGTCGCCCGAGCGGCGCGTCTTGTGCAGCTTGAGGGCCATCTCGGCGTTCTCCCGGACGGTCCCCATGAGGTCGGCCTTGGGCCCGCGCTGGGGCACCCGCACCTGGACGCGGGCCCCGCGCAGCCCGGAGAGCCACTCCGTGACCTGCTCGGCGCCCGCCGGCAGGACCGGCACCAGCACCTCGTGCGGGATGCGCTCCGTGTCCGGCACGTCGCCGTAGACCTGGGTGAGCAGCTCGGCGACGGCCTCGTCCTCCCCCACGTCCTCGACGCGCTCCATGATCCAGCCGCGCTGGCCACGGATGCGGCCCTGCCGCACGTGGAACACCTGGACGGCGGTCTCGAGCTCGTCCGAGTGGAGGGCGAACACGTCCGCCTCCGTGGACTCGGCCAGCACCACCGCGTTGCGCTCGAACACGCGGCGCAGGGCGGCGATGTCGTCGCGCAGGCGGGCGGCGTCTTCGAAGCGCAGCTCCTCCACCGCCCCGGCCATCGCCTTCTCGAGTTCGCGGACGAACCGGTCCGCGTCGCCCGCCATGAAGTCGCAGAAGTCCTGGGCGAGCGCCCGGTGCTCGTCCGGGGAGATCCGCCCGACGCACGGCGCCGAGCACTTGCCGATGTACCCCAGCAGGCACGGGCGGTCCTGGGCCTGGGCCCGCTTGAACACCCCGGCCGAGCAGGTGCGCACGGGGAACACCCGCAGCATGAGGTCCACTGTCTCGCGGATGGCCTTGGCCGGGTGGAAGGGGCCGAAGTACTTCACGCCCGGGCGCTTGTCCCCGCGCATGACCTGCACCCGCGGGAACCGCTCGTTCATGGTGACGGCCAGGTACGGGTAGGACTTGTCGTCCCGGTACATGATGTTGAACCGGGGCCGGTACTCCTTGATCCACGTGTACTCGAGCTGGAGGGCCTCGAGCTCCGAGGCGACCACGGTCCACTCGACCGCGGACGCCGTGAACACCATGGTGCGCGTCTTGGTGGCCAGGCGCGCCGGGTCCTGGAAGTAGGAGCTCAGTCGCGCCCGCAGGTTCTTCGCCTTGCCGACGTAGATGACGCGCCCGTCCGGGTCCCGGAACCGGTAGACGCCGGGGGACGTCGAGATCTCCCCCGGGGCGGGGCGGTAGGTGCGCGGGTCAGCCACGGGCGGCGGGCGCGGCGTTGTACTCGTCCACGCGCTCCTGGCCGGAGAGGGCGGCGATCGCTGCCATGATCGTGGCGGTGGCCTCCCGGCGCTGAGGCAGGGAGTGGCGGCGGCCCGGATGGCCGAAGTCCAGGGGCTCGCCCATCTCCACGGTGAACCGGTGCGGCCGGAAGCCGTTGGTCCCCGGCGGCTGGAGCCGCTCCGTGCCGCGCAGCCCGACCGGGACCACCGGCGCGCCGGTGGTGAGGGCCAGCCACGCCGCCCCGGTGCGCCCGCGGTACAGGCGGCCGTCGCGGCTGCGGGTGCCCTCCGGGTAGATCCCGACGCCGTGCCCGCCGTCGAGCAGCGCCACCAGGTCCTCCAGGGCGGCCACCGAGGCCGCCTGCTCGCCCCGGCGCACCGGGATGGAGCCGACCGCCTCGAAGAACCGGCGCTGGGCCCGGCCTCGGAGGCCGGGCGCCTCGAAGTACTCCGCCTTGGCGAAGAAGCCCACCGGCCGGGGGCAGAGCGCCTGGAGGATCACGGAGTCCACGAAGCTCAGGTGGTTGGAGGCGACGATGAACGGCCCCTCCGGCGGGACGTGCTCGAGGCCGCGGACGTGCGGGCGGCAGGACAGCCGGATCGCTCCGGCGACGGCGCGGCGGAGCTGCTCGGAGGTGGCCATGGGCGTGCGTCCTCTCGTCGGGTCGGATGGGGGCGGCGTCGCGCCGGTGCGCTCGAGGTTAGCCCAGGAGCTCCGCGAGGAAGCGGCCGGTGTGGCTCTCGGGCACGGCGGCCACCTCCTCGGGGGTGCCGGTGGCGACGACCGTCCCGCCGCCGGAGCCGCCCTCCGGTCCGAGGTCGATCACGTGGTCGGCGCACTTGACGACGTCCAGGTTGTGCTCGATGGTCAGCACCGTGTTGCCCTTGTCCACCAGGGTCTGCAGCACCTGGAGGAGCTTGCGGATGTCCTCGAAGTGCAGGCCGGTGGTGGGCTCGTCGAGGACGTACACGGTCCGCCCGGTGGAGCGCTTCTGCAGCTCCGCGGCGAGCTTGACCCGCTGCGCCTCGCCTCCGGACAGGGTGGTGGCCGGCTGGCCGAGCCGGACGTAGCCCAGGCCGACGTCCACGAGCGTGTCGAGGTAGCGGGAGATGCGCGTGTAGGCGCCGAAGAACTCGGCGGCCTCCTCGATCGGCATGTCGAGCACCTCGGCGATGTTCTTCCCCTTGTAGGTGACCTCGAGGGTCTCCCGGTTGTAGCGGGCGCCGTGGCAGACCTCGCACGGGACGTAGACGTCCGGCAGGAAGTTCATCTCGATCTTCAGGGTGCCGTCGCCCGCGCACGCCTCGCAGCGGCCACCCTTGATGTTGAAGGAGAAGCGGCCCTGCTGGTAGCCGCGGACCTTCGCCTCGGGGGTCTCCGCGAAGAGCTTGCGGATCTGGTCGAACACGCCCGTGTAGGTGGCCGGGTTGGACCGCGGGGTGCGGCCGATGGGGCTCTGGTCCACGTGGACCACCTTGTCCAGGTGCTCCAGGCCCGCGACGGAGCGGTGGCGGCCGGGGACCATCTTGGCGCCGTTGAGCTTGTCGGCGAGGACCTTGTAGAGGATCTCGTTGATCAGCGTGGACTTGCCGGAGCCGGACACGCCCGTGACGGCGGTGAACACGCCCAGGGGGATGTCCACGGTGACGTCCTTGAGGTTGTTCTCCGTGGCGCCCTTGACCGTGAGCCTGCGCTTCGGGTCCACGGGACGACGCGCGGCAGGCACCTCGATCCTGCGGCGCCCGGCGAGGTAGTCGCCGGTGACGGAGCGGGTGTTGGCCTTGAGCTCGTCCAGGGAGCCGGAGTGGACGACCTCGCCGCCGTGCTCGCCGGCCCGCGGGCCGATGTCCACGATCCAGTCGGCCTCGGCGATCGTGTCCTCGTCGTGCTCCACCACGATCAGGGTGTTGCCGAGGTCTCGCAGGCGGATGAGGGTGTCGATGAGGCGGCGGTTGTCCCGCTGGTGGAGGCCGATCGAGGGCTCGTCCAGGACGTACAGCACGCCGACGAGTCCGGCACCGATCTGCGTGGCCAGGCGGATGCGCTGGGCCTCGCCGCCGGAGAGCGTGCCGGCGTTGCGCTCGAGGTTCAGGTAGTCCAGGCCCACGTCCAGGAGGAACTCGAGGCGGGCGCGGATCTCCCGGACCACCTGGTCGGCGATCGCGAGCTCCCGCTCGGTGAGCTGCAGACCGTCGAGGAACGCCAGGGACTCGCGCAGCGGCAGCCGCGTGGCGTCCGCGATGGACAGCCCGCCCACCCGCACGTTGAGCACGGTGGGGTTCAGGCGGGCCCCGTGGCAGGCCGGGCACGGGATCTGCCGCATGAAGGACTCATAGCGCTCACGGGCGTTGTCCGACTCGGTCTCCCCATGCTTGCGCATCACGTAGGGCAGGACGCCCTCGAAGCCGGTGGTGTAGCGGCGCTCCCGCCCGAACCGGTTGCGGAAGGAGACCTCGACCTTGAAGTCCTTGCCGTTAAGGACGGCGTCCCGCTGCTGGGCGGTGAGGTCCTTGAAGGGGGTGTCCAGGGAGAACTTCATCTCCTTGGCCAGGCCGCCGAGCACGCGCAGCCAGTAGTCGGAGGTGGACTTGCCCAGTGACCACGGCAGGATGGCGCCCTCGTTGAGGGAGAGCTCGTCGTTGGGGACCACGAGGTCCGGGTCCACCTGGAGGCGGGAGCCGATGCCGGTGCACTCCGGGCACGCGCCGAACGGGTTGTTGAAGGAGAAGGAGCGGGGCTCGATCTCGTCCACGGTCTGCGGGTGGCCATGGGGGCAGGACAGCTTCTCGGAGAAGGTCCGGAACCGGGGGTTGCCCTCGGCGTCCTCGCCCGCGAGGTCGCCCTGGTTCTTCTTCCCCGCCTGCGCGACGACGTCCACGTCCACGAACTCGACGGCGACCAGGCCGTCGGCGAGCTTCAGGGCGGTCTCCACGGAGTCGGTCAGCCGCTGGCGGATGCCCTCCTTCACGGCCAGGCGGTCCACGACCACGGCGATGGTGTGCTTGTTCTGCTTCTTGAGGGCGGGCGGGTCGGAGAGCTGGATCAGCTCCCCGTCCACGAGCGCGCGGGCGTAGCCCTGCGTCGAGAGGGAGGAGAAGAGGTCCACGAACTCGCCCTTGCGCCCGCGCACCACCGGGGCGAGCACCTGGAAGCGGGTGCGCTCGGGCAGCTGCTCGAGCTGGTCCACGATCTGCTGCGGGGTCTGCTTGGACACGACCTCGCCGCAGACCGGGCAGTGGGCCACGCCGACGCGCGCCCAGAGCAGGCGCATGTAGTCGTAGATCTCCGTGATGGTGCCCACCGTGGAGCGCGGGTTGCGGTTGGTGGACTTCTGGTCGATGGACACCGCCGGCGAGAGACCCTCGATGAAGTCCACGTCCGGCTTGTCCACGCGGCCGAGGAACATGCGAGCGTAGGAGGAGAGCGACTCCACGTAGCGGCGCTGGCCCTCGGCGAAGATCGTGTCGAACGCCAGGGAGGACTTGCCCGAGCCGGACAGGCCGGTGAACACCACCATGGAGTCGCGCGGGATCGAGACGTCGACGTTCTTCAGGTTGTGTTCGCGGGCGCCCTTGACGACGATCCGCTCGTGCTGCGCCGAGCCCCGGGCCGGGCCCGAGGCGAGGCCGCCGCGGGCGGCGGCGTCGGGACGGGCGGGGGCTGCGGCGGAGGAGGAGTTCTTCGGCACCGCCCCAGTCTAGGCGGGGCCCGGACACGACACCGGCGGAGCCGGACCCTTCCGCCGCTGGCGGAGCCGGGCTGTGCGAGACCTAGACTGGGCGGCATGCCCGCCACCGCCGAGCCCCGACTCCTGCACGATCTGCCCGCCGTGACCGTGCGCGCCGTGTCCGTCTCCGAGATGGACAACAACGCGTACGTCCTCACGTCGAAGACCACCGGCGCACAGGTGCTGATCGACGCCGCGGCCGAGCCGGAGACCCTGCGCGACCTGCTGGCCTCCGCCGCCGCGGACACCCCGTGCGAGCTGCGTCTGGAGCTGATCGTCACCACGCACCGGCACTGGGACCACGTGCGCGCGCTCCCCGCGCTCGCCACGGTCACCGGGGCGCGGACCGCGGCGGGCGAGGACGACGCGGACGCGATCGCCGCGGAGACGGGCGTGACGCCGGACGTGCGTCTGGCCCACGGGTCGCGCACCGGCGCGGAGGGCATCGAGCTCGAGGTGATCGCCCTGCGCGGCCACACCCCCGGCTCGGTCGCGCTGGCCTACCGGCCCGAGGCGGACGAGCCGGCCGTCCTGTTCACGGGCGACTCCCTCTTCCCCGGCGGGGTGGGCAACACCCAGGGTGACGCCGAGCGGTTCGCCTCCCTGATCCGGGACGTCGAGGACCGGGTCTTCGCCGCGTTCGACGACGACGTCGTCGTACACCCCGGCCACGGGGCCTCCACCACCCTCGGCGCCGAGCGCCCCCACCTGCAGGAGTGGCGCGAGCGCGGCTGGTGACTCACTCCCCCGGCTTGCGCCCCACGAGGAACATGCGGCGCACCGGGAACACGGTGAGCGGGCCGCCGTCGGCGTCGGAGACCCCGGGCACGGGCGGATAGGCCTCGCGCATGGCCTGCCGGTAGCGCGCGACGAAGAGCTCGAGCAGCCCGGCGCCCTCGGCCGCGCCCTCCTCGGCGTCCCACGCGGCCAGGGCCTGCAGGGACGGGCGCAGGGCCGCGCCCGAGGTCCAGCGCAGCACCGGATCGGGGCCGGTGAGCACCTGCTGGTACTCCGTCTCCCACACGCTGGGGGTCCAGCCGGCCTCGAGGAACAGGCGCGTGTACTCCTCGGGCGGGGCGACCGTGCGGGTGGTCTCCACGCCGTGCAGCGCCTCGGAGAACACGGGCTCGTCGGCCAGGGCGACGATGGTGGCGTGCGAGGCCTGCTGGTACGGCCGCGGGAGCTGCGCGCCGAACCAGGCGCCCGGGTGCAGGTCACCCAGCCAGCGGCGGATCAGGCGGCGGTGCGTGGGGATCCACTGGAGCATGGCGTTGGAGACGATCACGTCCACCTCCGGACCCGGTCGCCACTGGGAGGCGTCCACCCGGTCGAACCGCAGGTTCGGCAGGTCCGCGTCCGCCGCACCCTCCCGGGCCCGCTCCAGCATGGCCGGGGAGTCGTCCAGGCCGATCACCTCGGCCGCCGGCCAGCGCTCGGCCAGCGTCCGGGTCAGGGTGCCCGGCCCGCAGCCCAGGTCCACGACGACGCGCGGCGCCTCCGCCTCGACCCGCGCCACGAGGTCGTGGAACGGACGGGCGCGGTGCTCGGCGAAGCCCTCGTACTGGGCGGGGTCCCAGGTGAACCCCGCGGTCTCGCGTCCGGTGACGGCAGGCACGGTGCTCATGCCGGCACGCTACCGCGCGGGGGTCCCGCTACGCTGGCCCGGATGACTCCCTCCGCAACGAACCCGCCGTCCCTCACCGACCGCCTGGACGCCCTGCCCGCCTCCCCCGACGCCGACGACGTCTTCGGGGCCTTCGCGGCCTGGACCGAGGACCGCGGCATCTCGCTCTACCCGGCCCAGGAGGAGGCGGTGCTGGAGCTCGTCCAGGGCCGGCACGTGATCCTGGCGACCCCCACCGGCTCCGGCAAGTCGCTGGTCGCGCTCGGTGCGCACGCCGACGCCCTCGCCCACGGGAAGGTCTCCTACTACACGGCGCCCATCAAGGCGCTGGTCTCGGAGAAGTTCTTCGCCCTCGTGGACGTGTTCGGCGCGGAGAACGTCGGCATGGTCACGGGCGACTCGTCGGTGAACGCGGACGCGCCGATCATCTGCTGCACCGCGGAGATCCTGGCCAACCGCGCGCTCCGCGAGGGCAGCGGCATGGAGATCGGCACCGTGGTGATGGACGAGTTCCACTACTACGCGGACCCCTCCCGCGGCTGGGCGTGGCAGCTGCCGCTGCTGGAGCTGCCCCAGGCCCGCTTCCTCCTCATGTCCGCCACCCTCGGCGACACCTCCATGCTGGAGCGCGACCTGGCCGAGCGCACCGGGAGGGAGGTCGCCGTCGTCGCGCACGCAGAGCGCCCCATCCCCCTGAGCTTCGAATGGTCCGAGGTCCCCCTGCAGGAGAAGGTGGAGGAGCTGGTCTCCACCCACCAGGCACCCGTGTACATCGTCCACTTCTCCCAGCTGGACGCCGTGGAGACCGCCGTGGGCCTGGCCTCGATCTCCGTGACGACCAAGGAGGAGAAGGAGGCCATCGCGGAGCGGATCGCCGGCTTCCGGTTCTCCGCCGGCTTCGGCAAGACCCTCAACCGGCTGGTGCGGGCGGGCATCGGCGTCCACCACGCCGGCATGCTCCCGAAGTACCGCCGCCTCGTCGAGAAGCTCGCCCAGGAGGGCCGGCTCAAGGTCATCTCCGGCACGGACACCCTCGGCGTCGGCATCAACGTGCCCATCCGCACCGTGCTGCTCACCGCGCTGTCCAAGTTCGACGGCGAGAAGACCCGCATCCTGCAGTCCCGCGAGTTCCACCAGATCGCCGGACGCGCCGGCCGCGCCGGCTTCGACACGCAGGGCTACGTCGTGGTGCAGGCCCCCGAGCACGTGATCGAGAACAAGGCCGCCGAGCGGAAGGCCGCCGCCAAGTTCGCCGGGATCAAGGACGAGGCCGAGCGCGCCAAGCGCATGAAGCAGTCCGTCAAGGGGTCCAAGAGGAAGACGCCGCCGCAGGGCTTCGTCTCCTGGGGCCCGGCCACCTTCGACAAGCTCGTGGCCTCCGAGCCGGAGCCGCTGGTCTCCCGCATGAGGATCACCCACTCCATGCTGCTGAACATCCTGGACCGGCCCGGGGACCCCGTGCTCGCCGTGCGCCGGCTGCTGCGCGCCACCCACGAGACCCCCGCCCGGCAGGCGCAGCTGATGCGCCGCGCCCTCGGGATCTTCCGGGAGCTGCTGGCCACCGGCGTCGTCGAGGTCCTCCCCGAGCCCGACGCGGAGGGCCGCACCGTGGACCTCACCGTGGACCTGCAGCCCGACTTCGCCCTGAACCAGCCCCTCTCCCCCTTCGCGCTGGCCGCCCTGGACCTGCTGGACCCGGCCGCCCCGGACCACCACCTCGACGTCGTCTCCGTCATCGAGGCGACCCTGGACGCGCCCCGACAGGTGCTTTCCGCCCAGGTGAAGAAGGCCAAGGGCGAGGCCGTGGCCGCCATGAAGGCCGAGGGCATGGACTACAGCGACCGCATGCGCGCCCTCGACGAGGTCACCCACCCGCAGCCGCTCGCCGAGCTCCTGGAGCAGGCGTTCGAGCGGTACCGCCAGGACGCCCCGTGGCTGGCCGAGTTCGAGCTCTCCCCCAAGTCCGTGGTGCGGGACATGTTCGAGCGCGCCATGGGATTCGGCGACTACGTCCGGTTCTACGGCCTCGCCCGCTCCGAGGGCGTGCTGCTGCGCTACCTCACCGACGCCGTGAAGGCCCTGCGCCAGACCGTCCCGCAGGAGGACCGCACCGAGGACCTCCAGGTGCTGCTGGACTGGCTGGACGAGATGGTCAAGCAGACCGACTCCTCCCTGCTCGAGGAGTGGGAGGACCTCATGTCCGGGGACATCGCCGAGCTGCGCCGGGACCTGGAGTCCCTCGAGCCGACCCCGCCGCCGCGCCTGACGGACAACGCCGCCGTGTTCCGCGTGATGGTGCGCAACGCGATGTTCCACCGCGTGCGCCTGTTCGGCGACGAGCAGGACGCGAGGCTCGCCGAGCTCTCCGGGGACCTCTCCGCCAACGACTGGGCCGACGCCCTCGACGCCTACTTCGACGAGCACGAGGACATCGACGACGGCCCCGACGCCCGCGGCCAGGAGTTCTTCCGCGTGGCCACCGCCCCCGGGGCCCGCTGCCCCGTGGAGCTCGAGGGGTCCCGCTGGTGGGCCGTGCGGCAGGTCCTCAAGGACCACGACGGCGACCACGACCACGGCATCAACGCCGTCGTGGACCTGGAGGCCTCCGACGAGGCCGGGCACCCGGCGATCCGTGTCGTCTCCGTCGGCGCCCCCGTGCCCGGGTGGGACCTGTGACCAGGACGGGCACGGGGGACGCGGCGTTCGTCCCCGGCGACCCCCGCGGCTTCGCCCCCGTCGGCCCCGCCGCGCACCGGGAGGGCGAGCGGACCGTCCTCTTCGACGGCACCGTGGCCGTGGACCACTGGTTCACCGTGCCCGTGGACCACGCCCTCACCCTCGCGGAGGCGCTCGCCCAGGACGCCGCCGGCACCGGCCTCGGCCCAGGTGGCCGCGGCACCCTCGAGGTCTTCGCCCGCGAGGTCCGCCACCCGGAGGACCCGGAGGGCGAGCGTCCCTGGCTGCTGTACCTGCAGGGCGGCCCCGGCTCGGGCGGTCCCCGCCCGGCCCGCCTGGGCGGCTGGCAGTGTGAGCTCGCGCAGCACCACCGTCTCCTCCTCCTGGACCAGCGCGGCACGGCCCGCTCCACGCCGGTCACGGCGGCCACCCTCGCCGGCCTGCCCGACGACGCCGCGCGCGCCGCGTACCTCACGCACCTGCGCGCCCCGCAGATCGTCCAGGACGCCGAGATGATCCGCGTGGCGCTCGGCGCGCCGCCGTGGACGACCCTCGGGCAGAGCTTCGGCGGGTTCTGCACGCTGAGCTACCTCTCCTGGCGTGCCGAGGGCCTCGAGCGCTGCCTGGTGACCGGAGGGCTGGCCCCGCTGACCGGGCACGCGGACCGCGTGTACCGGGCCACCACCGCCCGCATGCACGCCCGCTGGCAGGAGTTCCTGGAGCGGCACCCGCAGGACGCCGGTCACTGGGCGGAGGCCGTCGCGCTCATCCGCGCCGCCCAGGACGACGGCGACCCGTACGTCCTCCCCGACGGCACGGCCCTCACCGTGGGCCGCGCGCAGCAGCTGGGCATGCTCCTCGGCGGGAACACCCGCGTGGACGGTCTGCACTGGGTGCTCGCCGAGGCCGTGGACCGCTCCGGCGGCGAGCCCCGGCTCTCCCCCGGCTTCCTGGCCGCCGTGGCCGCCCAGACCACCCGCGCGGTGAACCCCCTCTACGCGGTGCTGCACGAGGCGATCTACGCGCAGCCCGCCGCACTGACGGACGGCCGTGGAGCGACCGCGTGGTCCGCGCAGCGGGTGCTGGCCGAGCACCCCGACTCCTCCCCCGCCGCCGATCCGGCCCCCGTGCCCACCGGCGAGCACGTGCTGCCGTGGTCCTTCGAGACCGAGCCGGAGCTGCGCGCCCTGGCCGGTGTGGCGGCGCTCCTCGCCGCCAAGGACGACTGGGGCGCGCTCTACGACCTCGACGCGCTCGCGGCGAACGAGGTCCCCGTGGCCGCCGCCGTCTACACCGACGACGTCTACGTGGACCGCGACCTCTCCCTCGAGACCGCCGCGCGCGTGAGGGGCCTGCAGGTCTGGGAGACCGACGCCTTCCACCACGACGGCCTCGCCGACGACGGCCCCGG
This sequence is a window from Micrococcus porci. Protein-coding genes within it:
- a CDS encoding methyltransferase domain-containing protein yields the protein MSTVPAVTGRETAGFTWDPAQYEGFAEHRARPFHDLVARVEAEAPRVVVDLGCGPGTLTRTLAERWPAAEVIGLDDSPAMLERAREGAADADLPNLRFDRVDASQWRPGPEVDVIVSNAMLQWIPTHRRLIRRWLGDLHPGAWFGAQLPRPYQQASHATIVALADEPVFSEALHGVETTRTVAPPEEYTRLFLEAGWTPSVWETEYQQVLTGPDPVLRWTSGAALRPSLQALAAWDAEEGAAEGAGLLELFVARYRQAMREAYPPVPGVSDADGGPLTVFPVRRMFLVGRKPGE
- a CDS encoding alpha/beta fold hydrolase, translating into MTRTGTGDAAFVPGDPRGFAPVGPAAHREGERTVLFDGTVAVDHWFTVPVDHALTLAEALAQDAAGTGLGPGGRGTLEVFAREVRHPEDPEGERPWLLYLQGGPGSGGPRPARLGGWQCELAQHHRLLLLDQRGTARSTPVTAATLAGLPDDAARAAYLTHLRAPQIVQDAEMIRVALGAPPWTTLGQSFGGFCTLSYLSWRAEGLERCLVTGGLAPLTGHADRVYRATTARMHARWQEFLERHPQDAGHWAEAVALIRAAQDDGDPYVLPDGTALTVGRAQQLGMLLGGNTRVDGLHWVLAEAVDRSGGEPRLSPGFLAAVAAQTTRAVNPLYAVLHEAIYAQPAALTDGRGATAWSAQRVLAEHPDSSPAADPAPVPTGEHVLPWSFETEPELRALAGVAALLAAKDDWGALYDLDALAANEVPVAAAVYTDDVYVDRDLSLETAARVRGLQVWETDAFHHDGLADDGPGIVRRLRGMLGA
- a CDS encoding DEAD/DEAH box helicase translates to MTPSATNPPSLTDRLDALPASPDADDVFGAFAAWTEDRGISLYPAQEEAVLELVQGRHVILATPTGSGKSLVALGAHADALAHGKVSYYTAPIKALVSEKFFALVDVFGAENVGMVTGDSSVNADAPIICCTAEILANRALREGSGMEIGTVVMDEFHYYADPSRGWAWQLPLLELPQARFLLMSATLGDTSMLERDLAERTGREVAVVAHAERPIPLSFEWSEVPLQEKVEELVSTHQAPVYIVHFSQLDAVETAVGLASISVTTKEEKEAIAERIAGFRFSAGFGKTLNRLVRAGIGVHHAGMLPKYRRLVEKLAQEGRLKVISGTDTLGVGINVPIRTVLLTALSKFDGEKTRILQSREFHQIAGRAGRAGFDTQGYVVVQAPEHVIENKAAERKAAAKFAGIKDEAERAKRMKQSVKGSKRKTPPQGFVSWGPATFDKLVASEPEPLVSRMRITHSMLLNILDRPGDPVLAVRRLLRATHETPARQAQLMRRALGIFRELLATGVVEVLPEPDAEGRTVDLTVDLQPDFALNQPLSPFALAALDLLDPAAPDHHLDVVSVIEATLDAPRQVLSAQVKKAKGEAVAAMKAEGMDYSDRMRALDEVTHPQPLAELLEQAFERYRQDAPWLAEFELSPKSVVRDMFERAMGFGDYVRFYGLARSEGVLLRYLTDAVKALRQTVPQEDRTEDLQVLLDWLDEMVKQTDSSLLEEWEDLMSGDIAELRRDLESLEPTPPPRLTDNAAVFRVMVRNAMFHRVRLFGDEQDARLAELSGDLSANDWADALDAYFDEHEDIDDGPDARGQEFFRVATAPGARCPVELEGSRWWAVRQVLKDHDGDHDHGINAVVDLEASDEAGHPAIRVVSVGAPVPGWDL